The Akkermansia sp. RCC_12PD genome contains the following window.
TTATAACTATTCCAAACTAGTGATTTGCAAGGGGTTCCCGCGCCTTTGCGAAAATCCAAAAAGCGCCGGGAATTCAAGAAGAGGCTTGCCATCCGAACCTGAATCCGTCATCCTGTGGAGACGCATTTATTTCATTAGAGCGCCTATGAATGCACTAGTAAAAACCATATGTACATTCGTGACATCCTCCATCGGCCGCAAAATCATTGTGGCTCTGACGGGGTTATGTTTAGTCTTGTTCCTTGCGGGACACCTGGCAGGCAACCTCCTCATTTTCGGGGGGCCTGAGTGGATCAACACATACGCCCATGGCCTGCACTCCATGCCGGAAGCCGCCCTGTGGGGCATCCGCCTGGGCCTTGCGGTGATCTTCATCATCCATATCTGGCTGACCATCCAACTGAAGCTGGAGAACAACGCGGCCCGCGAACCCTATGTGTTCAAGAACACGATCAAGGCGACGCTCTCCTCCCGCTACATGATCTACACCGGCCTGACCATCCTGGTGTTTCTGATCTACCATCTCTACCAGTACACCCTGCGCGTCGGCTATGATCCCGCACAATACGTCGCCTACATCTCTGACGGCAAAGTGGAGACATTCGACGTTTACAGGATGATTGTCAACGGGTTCAGCAACGTATGGTGCTCTGCGTTCTACATCCTGGCCATCCTGATGCTCTTCAGCCACCTGCGCCACGGCGTGCAGTCCATCTTCCAGACGGTGGGCCTTGACTCCCGGAAAATCCGCCCCGTGTACAACTTCATCGCCATCGCTTACGGCGTGGTGATATGCGCCGGCTTCATCTCCGTGCCGGTGTCGGTTCTTTTGGGTATCATCAAATAACCTCAACTCACTGCAAAGACATGATTAATTTTCCCGTAAGCGATTGGATGCCGGACGCCAATATTCCCTCCGGCCCTATTCAGGACAAATGGTCCAAGTACAAGCTTGAAGCCAAGCTGATCAACCCGAACAACAGGCGCAAATACACCGTGCTGATCGTGGGTTCCGGACTGGCCGGCGGTTCCGCAGCCGCGACTCTGGCCGAACTCGGCTACAACGTAAAATGCTTCTGCTACCAGGACAGTCCCCGCCGCGCCCACTCCATCGCGGCCCAGGGCGGCATCAACGCGGCCAAGAATTACCAGAACGACGGCGACTCCGTGTACCGCCTGTTCTACGATACCGTGAAGGGTGGCGAC
Protein-coding sequences here:
- a CDS encoding succinate dehydrogenase cytochrome b subunit — translated: MTSSIGRKIIVALTGLCLVLFLAGHLAGNLLIFGGPEWINTYAHGLHSMPEAALWGIRLGLAVIFIIHIWLTIQLKLENNAAREPYVFKNTIKATLSSRYMIYTGLTILVFLIYHLYQYTLRVGYDPAQYVAYISDGKVETFDVYRMIVNGFSNVWCSAFYILAILMLFSHLRHGVQSIFQTVGLDSRKIRPVYNFIAIAYGVVICAGFISVPVSVLLGIIK